Proteins from one uncultured Fusobacterium sp. genomic window:
- a CDS encoding ArdC-like ssDNA-binding domain-containing protein → MESKDLLKIIDGLKENINDKIKDFLENSQELKEFIEFRRNNFYDYSIRNNILIYKQDSEATMIAGFKKWQELGYTVNKGAKAIKILVPLISKRNNEGKEEQYVYGYKYANVFDIKQTTPTDKAVTIPTIDINLKKGSTKYKITELFKKSKEIVEQYIPVHIVKELGVEKENTDSIEIKKDSFVAMSGALVHKFIHYFNHNENTEKSQNQKEIEADIGAMLYGSYFNLDVSDVYKSIALWKNESVRLDEAFDVALSSFEELLYGSMNKKGLIDLIEEE, encoded by the coding sequence ATGGAGAGTAAGGATTTATTGAAAATAATTGATGGACTAAAAGAGAATATAAATGATAAGATAAAAGACTTTTTAGAGAACTCACAAGAGCTAAAAGAGTTTATAGAATTTAGAAGAAATAATTTCTATGACTATAGTATCAGAAATAATATTTTGATATACAAGCAAGATAGTGAAGCTACTATGATAGCTGGATTTAAAAAGTGGCAAGAGTTAGGATATACAGTTAATAAAGGAGCTAAAGCTATTAAGATTTTAGTTCCACTTATAAGTAAAAGAAATAATGAAGGTAAAGAGGAGCAATATGTATATGGATATAAATATGCTAATGTATTTGATATAAAACAAACTACTCCAACAGATAAAGCAGTTACTATACCCACTATTGACATAAATTTAAAAAAAGGAAGTACCAAATATAAGATAACAGAGTTATTTAAAAAATCCAAAGAGATAGTGGAGCAATATATCCCAGTACATATAGTAAAAGAGCTTGGAGTAGAAAAGGAGAATACTGATAGCATTGAAATCAAAAAAGATAGTTTTGTAGCTATGAGTGGAGCTTTAGTCCATAAATTTATCCATTATTTTAATCATAATGAAAATACTGAAAAAAGTCAAAACCAAAAAGAAATAGAAGCAGATATAGGAGCTATGTTATATGGCTCTTATTTTAATTTAGATGTAAGTGATGTGTATAAGTCTATTGCACTATGGAAAAACGAAAGTGTAAGGTTAGATGAAGCCTTTGATGTAGCTCTATCATCATTTGAAGAGTTACTATATGGAAGTATGAATAAGAAAGGATTAATTGATTTAATAGAGGAGGAGTAA
- a CDS encoding Rad52/Rad22 family DNA repair protein, giving the protein MNKLLEKLREPFAREELEFRVGAVNKDKMEGLALAYVQARAIQNRLDELFGIDGWTVSYREVSAGFICSLSIKINDRWITKEDGASMTEYESIKGGISNAFKRVASSGFGIGRYLYRAKNKWYPVRQQGKGYVFTVEPELELEDNNLTFRKLEAEKDEPKVIGSSKIVIEFGKYKGLTLQEIYDRDINYIKYLKANAKDKKISQACAEMIA; this is encoded by the coding sequence ATGAATAAGCTATTAGAGAAACTAAGAGAGCCATTTGCTAGAGAGGAATTAGAATTTAGAGTTGGTGCAGTGAATAAAGATAAGATGGAGGGATTAGCTCTTGCTTATGTACAGGCAAGAGCTATTCAAAATAGATTAGACGAGCTATTTGGAATAGATGGTTGGACTGTATCATATAGAGAGGTATCAGCAGGATTCATCTGTTCGCTATCTATAAAGATAAATGACAGATGGATAACCAAAGAAGATGGAGCTAGTATGACAGAATATGAAAGTATAAAAGGGGGAATATCTAATGCTTTTAAAAGAGTGGCAAGTAGTGGATTTGGAATAGGAAGATATTTATATAGAGCTAAGAATAAATGGTATCCAGTAAGACAGCAAGGTAAAGGCTATGTATTTACAGTAGAGCCAGAATTAGAACTAGAAGATAACAACCTAACATTCAGAAAGTTAGAAGCAGAGAAAGATGAACCTAAGGTAATAGGAAGTAGCAAAATAGTAATAGAGTTTGGTAAGTACAAAGGTCTTACACTACAAGAGATTTATGATAGGGATATTAACTATATTAAGTATTTAAAGGCTAATGCTAAAGATAAGAAAATATCACAAGCATGTGCAGAAATGATAGCTTAA
- a CDS encoding JAB domain-containing protein gives MKKILKFLKCKDKEEVIYKMRSYEGTQEIEELKELIHYISKEGIKRRDLTTIKNKENLLEFLKINLSPRHNEEFKILFLNNANKLIAEKTLFYGTIDKSAVYPRVVLEEVLRYNSAGVILAHNHPSGNLRPSKQDIQLTEALQELLEKINVMVLDHVIIGNDEYFSFREEGLL, from the coding sequence ATGAAAAAGATATTGAAGTTTTTAAAATGTAAAGATAAAGAGGAAGTTATATATAAAATGAGAAGTTACGAAGGAACACAAGAAATAGAGGAATTAAAGGAGCTTATACACTATATAAGCAAAGAAGGAATAAAAAGAAGAGATTTAACTACTATAAAGAATAAAGAGAACTTGCTCGAGTTTTTAAAGATAAATCTATCTCCAAGACATAATGAAGAGTTTAAAATACTATTTTTAAATAATGCTAATAAACTTATAGCTGAAAAGACACTGTTTTATGGAACTATAGATAAATCAGCAGTATACCCAAGAGTAGTATTAGAAGAAGTATTGAGATATAACTCAGCAGGAGTAATATTAGCACATAACCATCCAAGTGGAAATCTTAGACCTAGTAAACAAGATATACAACTAACAGAAGCACTTCAAGAATTATTAGAAAAAATAAATGTAATGGTATTAGATCATGTGATAATAGGGAATGATGAATATTTTAGTTTTAGAGAAGAGGGACTATTATAG